TACAAAATGATAGGTCGCTAAACAAGGATTCGGTTCAAACGACAGGGTATTTGACAGAAGTCTATGGTCTTTAGCAAGTCGCTCCAGGAGATTTTTATCATCGCTAATTTGAATAGAAAGTTTTCTCCAATCGTAACTTGCGGGTTCAAAATCTGTTAAATCGTTAAGCTTGAAACTACTTTCATCTAACCTAACAAAACCAAACTTTGGGTAAAAATCTAACACCTCTGCATTAGCAAATAGGTATATGAATTCATATTGCCCACGGAATTGGCTCATTACATGATTCATCAGATAACGCGATAGTCCCTGACCTCTAAAAGCAGGATGTGTCATCACTGCACTAATCTGTAGAACTTTATGGGACTGCCCTTGTAAAATCATTACCATAGGAGATAAAGAAACATTTGCAATTACCGTATTATCCTGAACTATAAAAAATGGTATAAAAGTATTGTCCCAGTATCCCATTTCATACCATGGCATATAATCTCCATCTAGACAGATATGATATAGCTTGTTGAAACTAAGGAAATATGGCGCCATCTCCTCTAATCCGGAATAAACTTTTCTATTTGTATCCATTGTATGTTAGCAATTTTTTATTTTTTTGTATCTATTCAGCTTTCTCTCCCAACGCTCTATTCTATTTAACTTCATAAAGATTTGATGTTTTATAGCTATTTGTACCTTGACCTCCAGGGAATTATTTATTCCTATACATAAATGTATCACAAGCATCCCTATAGAGATGCTTGTGACTAGAATGAGACCTTGCCATAGACAGTCATTGTCCATTCATCACGTGTCATGCGGCTGATATGTTCTGTACGTATGTCATTCATTAACTCATTTGCGGTAGCTTCTTCCACATGATGATGATGGAAACCACACTTCTCCTGTGCGATCTTTGACTTGGCGTTGCCTTCATAATAGCCGGACCAGATATTTACTAATCTCAAATCTTCGAAGCCATAGCGTACCACTTCGCCGATTGCTTCAGGCATTATACCTTTACCCCAAAATGGAACACCTAGCCAATATGAAATTTCGCCTTCCGACTCGGTAATTGGAAAGTTACTTTTCTCTCCTAAAATCAAACTAATCATCCCAATAGCAATGTCGTCATCTTTAAGTGTGATTGCAAATACTCCCTCTTGCGAAAATATGTTTTTGATTACTTCACTACTTTCTTCAACACTCTTGTGGGGAGGCCAGCCAGCAATTGGCCCTACTCTCTCGTCCTTAGCATACTTGAATAAGTCTGCTGCATCAGCATCGCTGAATGGACGCAAAATCAATCTTTCTGTCTCTAAAATCATATCATTCTATTTTTAAATGTACGTAGCAAAATTACTGTCTTTATAGAATAAGGTTATAGCCAAAATTTTGGTAAAATGGGTACTTTTGAAAACAAATCGCACTTACTTACCATAAATAGTCTAAATTTATGGTAAAAATAAAAAGTACCATAATGAATTACACACCGGATATTTCCTTGGGAAAAGACAAACTAGCACTAGGAGAAAGTAATTTTTGCCAAAGTCTGGGATATCCCCTACGGCTCGGCTATACTTCCTTAATTGTATGTTTGGAAGGCTCTTCGGTAGTTAGCGTTAATTTTAAGAATTATCTGCTAAAGACTAATGATGTATTGGTCCTGGCTGAGGATAATATTACAGTGGTGCAACGGGTGTCCGCTGATTTCAGAGCATTCTACTGTCTTGTAGATCGGAGTTTGGCTGCAGAAGTAGCTTTTGATTTACCTAATCAACTATTCTTGTTTCTACATCAATCCCCACTTTGCAGACCTCATGGTCCGGAAGTCGCCCTATTACATGGATGGATAACGCAAATAAAACACATCAAAAATACATGCACAACACATCAGCATATTATGTTGCGGAATAGTCTACAAAATTTCTTTCTCAAAATAGCCGAAAGCGTTTCACTGACAGAAATTAATATAGAACATCAATACAGTCGAAAGGAATTGCTATGTTGGAAGTTTTGGGAGCTTATCAGCCAGCATAGTACGGAGCAGAGAAATGTCGCATTCTATGCAAATAAACTGAGCATTACTCCCTATTATCTTTCTCAGATCACTAAAGACTTTTTAAATGATTCACCAAAGGATTTGATTGACAGGCAAGTTATACTAGAAATTAAAGTACTTTTAAGGACAACCGAGCTGTCAATCAAACAAATTGCTGATCGACTTTATTTCGAGGATACATCATATTTGGCTCGCTACTTCAAAAGGCAAACAGGAATAACTTTGACAGCATTTAGAAATTAATCTAATAAACAATCGTCTTGTGTAGAATATTCTCTTACATCACATGGTGAAAAATTCGTGGACGTTCTTTGGCATCTAAGCGATTGGGGTTACTTATCATTCATTCTATGGGCGCTTTCTCCTTATCCAATATGTCCATTCTACCAGCCATAAAAATCATAACAATACCGAAAACCGACAACAACAGATAAGAATACCTGAGGTCAAATAAATCGGAGATAAAGCCTATCATGGGTGGTCCCATTAAAAATCCAAGGAATGCTATTGTTGAAATCAGCGTCAATGAATTCCCAGCACTGACGGCCTTATGCTTGCCTGCTACACCATACACAGTAGGCACACTGCAGGAACTCCCTAAACCAATGACCATAAAGGCGATTGTGCATAGTACTACTGTAGGATAGAAAACTGAAATAATTAGTCCTGTACTCATCAATATCCCGCATAGCTGAATCAAACGTTTCCTACCCAGTTTGGTGATCAGCCAATCGCCGAGAAAACGCCCTGTGGCCATCATGAGTACAAAAGAAGTATAACCTAGAATGATCAGTTGCTCGGGAGCCCTAACAATATCCTGAAAGTAAACTCCGCTCCAATCAAACATGGCGCCTTCGATTGCCATACTCAAGAATCCTATCAAGCCTAATCGAATCAAGGTTTTGTCAAGATATCTGAAAATAGATCTTCTGTCTTTACGAACTCCTTTTACAGGTACCACATGTAGCAGGAAGTTGGTATTGAATATCCATATTGATACAACCAGGAGGAAAATCACACTGAAATGAATCAATGGTGTTTGATTAAAATTCAATAACAGCAACCCTATCAATGCGCCAATAAAACCAGATATGCTCCAAGTGCCATGAAAAGAGGACATCATAGGTTTTTTCAAAATATTCTCTAACTCGACTCCTTGGGTATTCACGGCGATATTAGACAGATTGCCTACTACCCCAAAGAAATATAGCGCGATGGCAAGCTGTGTATAGCTTGTCGCCGTACCAATGATAACGAGTATAAGCGGGTATAGCAAGAAGCTGTATTTGACAGCATTTTTGCTTCCGAAATGGTTAATTAATCTGGCGGATAAAGGCATTGTGCTGACCTGTCCGACGGGCATAAGCAATAAAAGCGTACCTAGTTCAGCGTCCGAAATACCTAAATTAGTTTTAATAACGGGTATCCTGCTAGCCCAGGAAGAAAGTATCAGTCCATGGGAGAAAAAAAACAGGGAAATAGCTATACGTGTCCTATTTTGCTGCTGGAATGCTTGTCTTTGGTCATTCATTGTGAAAGTTACTACTGCATGTATTGATTTGCCAGCAAATGTAGACGATGATGGCAAGGAAAACATATTCCGTTTTAAGGTGTTTATGTTCAATTTTAGATATTCACCTAACTTTAGTAATGCCGTTTTGTATTTTTACAAGAAAAAACAGTGGATTTATTAAAGATATCCGATCTTCACGCCGCATATAATGTTAACTATCCAAATAAAATGGATGGACTGATAATTATAGACACTTTTCCGCTGCAAATACATTCCTATTTAAGATCAGCACAGAAATTTGAAGGACTAATCCTTTTATTTTGTAAAAAAGGTACGGCAGTTTTGAAGGTCAATAACGAACTTTGTACTGTCGATCAGAACAAAACACTCATCATATTGCCTGAGATGCCCATTGAACCAATGGACTGGAGTACGGATTTTGTGGCTGTCCTATTTGTGATGACCTATGATTTTATTGATAAATTTACTATCCTGCCAGAATTCATAAACAATACTGAAGTGTTGAATATGCCTGTCATCCAACCCAGTGAAAAAGATCGATTATTGATTGAAGATATAGTTCAGCTGCTTCAAAAACATTATATGCTTCCAAAAACAATTCTGTTAGAGCAAATGATACAATACTTGGTTTTTTCTTTAATTACTGCCGTAGCACAGGCGTACCCCACACTATCGGATAAGAATAACCTGCAAAAAAACGGAGTAAATGATATAACAGATACATTCTATAGCTTGCTAAATAAACATGGTCATATACAACGTAATGTTTCCTTTTATGCTGACCACCTACATATAACACCGCAACATCTAAGTACATTGATCAAGAAAAAGACAGGTAAATCTGTTAAATCATGGATTGAATTTGCTATAATTAATAAAGCAAAGGAATATCTAAATAACACGTCGCTATCCATTAAGCAAATCAGCGATGAACTTGATTTTGCTGATGCATCATTATTCTGCAGGTATTTTAAACGCTGCACGGGACAGACGCCAAATACGTATAAAAACAGGTAGTTGTTTTGTCAAAAAAGTATCAAATCGATATTCCACAGGGAAAAAACCTAAGGCCTATATTATTCGGGTATTAAATTTGACCGACAAGCAAGCTTCAATTATAGTAGATGGTTGGATAGAATTTATTCAGGAAGGAGATTTCTTCTTGGCTTACTGGGATCAAACAACTGTTTGGCAGAATGATAACCTCTTTTGACACCGCTTAAAAATCAATGTTGAACTATAGCAACGCAATCCAAATAGCTGGATTCACAGGGAACGCCAACGACGATGAGTTACTCCTATTGGCATACTATTTAGAGAAATTTAAAAATGTTGAGAATGTGCGACACATTCTCAAAAGAAATTGGAGGAATCAAGAGACGTCCACTTAAATCACGTGTAAAATTTCTTCAT
The window above is part of the Sphingobacterium sp. ML3W genome. Proteins encoded here:
- a CDS encoding GNAT family N-acetyltransferase, which gives rise to MDTNRKVYSGLEEMAPYFLSFNKLYHICLDGDYMPWYEMGYWDNTFIPFFIVQDNTVIANVSLSPMVMILQGQSHKVLQISAVMTHPAFRGQGLSRYLMNHVMSQFRGQYEFIYLFANAEVLDFYPKFGFVRLDESSFKLNDLTDFEPASYDWRKLSIQISDDKNLLERLAKDHRLLSNTLSFEPNPCLATYHFVLQFEDSLYYSEKRDCLVLMEFEEGDLNIYDIFSSRPYKLEELIPTLVKTDTKEINFFFVPDTDFGGKLEVEKYPFDDDALYIYPEHKKDLFMENFVFPITSHY
- a CDS encoding GNAT family N-acetyltransferase — translated: MILETERLILRPFSDADAADLFKYAKDERVGPIAGWPPHKSVEESSEVIKNIFSQEGVFAITLKDDDIAIGMISLILGEKSNFPITESEGEISYWLGVPFWGKGIMPEAIGEVVRYGFEDLRLVNIWSGYYEGNAKSKIAQEKCGFHHHHVEEATANELMNDIRTEHISRMTRDEWTMTVYGKVSF
- a CDS encoding helix-turn-helix domain-containing protein; its protein translation is MNYTPDISLGKDKLALGESNFCQSLGYPLRLGYTSLIVCLEGSSVVSVNFKNYLLKTNDVLVLAEDNITVVQRVSADFRAFYCLVDRSLAAEVAFDLPNQLFLFLHQSPLCRPHGPEVALLHGWITQIKHIKNTCTTHQHIMLRNSLQNFFLKIAESVSLTEINIEHQYSRKELLCWKFWELISQHSTEQRNVAFYANKLSITPYYLSQITKDFLNDSPKDLIDRQVILEIKVLLRTTELSIKQIADRLYFEDTSYLARYFKRQTGITLTAFRN
- a CDS encoding MFS transporter — its product is MNDQRQAFQQQNRTRIAISLFFFSHGLILSSWASRIPVIKTNLGISDAELGTLLLLMPVGQVSTMPLSARLINHFGSKNAVKYSFLLYPLILVIIGTATSYTQLAIALYFFGVVGNLSNIAVNTQGVELENILKKPMMSSFHGTWSISGFIGALIGLLLLNFNQTPLIHFSVIFLLVVSIWIFNTNFLLHVVPVKGVRKDRRSIFRYLDKTLIRLGLIGFLSMAIEGAMFDWSGVYFQDIVRAPEQLIILGYTSFVLMMATGRFLGDWLITKLGRKRLIQLCGILMSTGLIISVFYPTVVLCTIAFMVIGLGSSCSVPTVYGVAGKHKAVSAGNSLTLISTIAFLGFLMGPPMIGFISDLFDLRYSYLLLSVFGIVMIFMAGRMDILDKEKAPIE
- a CDS encoding helix-turn-helix domain-containing protein, whose amino-acid sequence is MDLLKISDLHAAYNVNYPNKMDGLIIIDTFPLQIHSYLRSAQKFEGLILLFCKKGTAVLKVNNELCTVDQNKTLIILPEMPIEPMDWSTDFVAVLFVMTYDFIDKFTILPEFINNTEVLNMPVIQPSEKDRLLIEDIVQLLQKHYMLPKTILLEQMIQYLVFSLITAVAQAYPTLSDKNNLQKNGVNDITDTFYSLLNKHGHIQRNVSFYADHLHITPQHLSTLIKKKTGKSVKSWIEFAIINKAKEYLNNTSLSIKQISDELDFADASLFCRYFKRCTGQTPNTYKNR